CCTCCGGCGGCGGGGTAGTCCCGGCCCTGGATCGATTCGAGGAGGAACCGTCCGACTCCGTGGAGGGAAAAGACCGTTTCGGTGATGACCGCTCCCGAGAGAAGGCCCGGCAGGGAGAGGAGAAGGAGCGTCAGCAGCGGCGGCAGGGCCGTCCTCAGGCCGTGGCGGAGGACGATGACCGACGGGGGCAGCCCCTTGGCTCGGGCCAGGAAGATCGGTTCCGACGCGAGGATCTTGACGAGGAGGTTGCGGATGTAGAGGGCCCAGGAGCCGAAGCTGAGGAGGACGAGGGAGAGAACGGGCAGGGTCAGGTGGCGGATGGCGTCGACGAAAAAGGCCGTCCCCTGGGGGGCCGGTACGGAGAAAGAACCTCTCAGGGGAAAGACAGGCCAGATGACGGCGAAGAGGAGGAGCAGGACGAGCTGGAGGAAAAAAGAGGGAAAGGAGAAGGAAAGGGCGCCGAACCCGAGGACGGCCCGTTCCGTCAGGCCGCCCCGCCTGAGGGCGGCGGTTGCGCCGAGGGCCGTTCCCAGAAGGGCCGAGAGGAAGAGGGCGCTTCCCGAAAGGGCCAGGGTGTGGGGGAGGCGCTGACGGAGCTCGTCCCAGACGGGCCGTCCCGAGATGAAGGAGAGGCCGAAGTCGAAGGAGGCCGTCTGCCGGAGGTAGAGAAAAAACTGCTCCGCCATGGGGCGGTCGAGACCGTAGGCCTGACGCAGCGCCTCTTTCGCCTCGGGCGAAAAGCGGGGGTCGATGAGGCTCGACAGGGGGTCGCCGGGCATGAGGCGGAAGAAGACGAAGTTGAGCGTCAGGACGAGAAAGACGACGGCCAGAGCTCCCAGAATTCGGCGGATCCAGTAGGTCATGGTTGCCCTTTCAGCCTTCGGTAGCCGTCGAAACGGCTGAGGCGGACGTACTGGCCGGGCCGGTATTCGCGGAAGACGAAAGGTCCCGATCCGATGAGGCCCGTCAGGTCTCCGTGCGACTCCGTCGTCGGCTGCCAGGTTCGCCAGGCCTCGACGTCGCCGACGATATGGGCGGGGAAGACGGGCAGCCCGCCGATGTTGTGGAGATGCCAGAAGCTGACGCCGTCCATGGTGACGACGACGGTCCTTTCGTCGGCGACGGAGACGTCGGCCACGTCTTTGACGTTGTCGAAAAAGCGGGGGACGGCCAGGGCCTTGAGGTGGCCCAGGGTGAAGGCCACGTCGGAGGCCGTCAGGGGACGTCCGTCGTGCCAGACGAGGTCGGGGCCGAGGCGGAAGGTGAGGCGCGTCGCCGCCTTTCCGCCGACGTCGATGACGGAGACGTCCCAGCTCTCGGCCAGTCCCGGCCGATCGGAGAGGTCGTAGGGGTCGATGGAGAGGAGCGACTCGTAGATGAGACCCAGAACGGTCCAATCGGTGGCCGTCGCCGTCGCCAGGGGGTTGAGATTTCTCGGCTCGTCCGTGAGGGTCCAGCGGAAGGGCGCCAGCTCTCCCGAGGCGGGGGCGATGTTGAGAAGGCTCCAGAGGTTGTCGGGCGTCGCCCTGTCGGAGGCGATGAATCCCGTCCACTCCTTCCTGTGGGCCGTCACGGCGTAGCGGGAGTAGAGGGGGATCGCGGGCAGCAGGCGGGCCAGCTCCCTCTGGACCTCGGAGGCGAAACGGCGGGCTGAGGCCTCGTCGGGAGCCTGGCGCAGGCCTTCGAGGAGGACGTCGAGGTCCGCGTCGTGAAGTCCGGCCATGTTGTAGCCGTCCTTCACGTCCATGGAGGAGTGGAAGAAGGCGTAGAGGCTGTCGGGATCGCGCGTCAGGGACCAGGCCAGGAGGAAGAGATCGAAATCGTGACGGTTGAGGCGCTCGACGAGGACGGAGAAGTCGAGATTTTCGACGGTGACAGTCAGTCCCAGGGAGTTCAGGGCCCGGGCCAGTCTCTGGGCCAGATCGGCCGTCGTCGGCGAGACCTGGGCCAGGGGGGAGAGAAGGCGCGCAGGGGGCAGACTCTTTCCGTCGGGGGTGACGAGGGACCCCGAGCCGTCCCAGCTCCATCCGGCCTCGCTCAGGAGGGATCGGGCCCGCTCCGGGTCATGGGGCCATCGCGTGACGTCGGGCTCGAAATAGGGCGAGACGGGAGGGAGAAAGGTCTCGAGGGCCGCGGAATAGCCGCCGAAGAGGTCGCGGACGATCTCGTCGCGGGGGATGACGGAGGCGATGGCCTGACGGAGGGCCAGGTCGTCCCAGGGGTGGCGGCGAAGGTTGAAGCCCATCTCCATCATGTGGAAGGCCTGAGTCAGGGAGAGTTCGATGTCGTCGCGCCGCGAGAGTCGCTCGATGTCGACGGGCCGGGCCAGGTCGGCCAGGAGGTGCGTCTCGCCCCGTTCCAGGGCCAGAAGCTGGGAATCGGCGTCGCGGACGAGGACGAAGTAGAGCTCGTCGATCTTGGGACCTCGCAGATCGGCGACGTCGACGGCACCCGGGGCGGGCAGGGCCAGGAACAGGGAAAAGAGGAGGACGAGGACCGTTGTTTTCATTGCAGTTCCCTCCTTGGCAGGCCGAAAGGGCGTCTCGATGTCACGGGCGGGGCCCGGAGCGCTTGTTCAGCAGGGCGGGAAGGGCCGTCGTCGCCGTCGGGCTCAGGAAGAGGGAGACGAGCCAGGTGACGACGAGGGCCACGCCGACGCGGGTCGCCAGGAGCAGGCGCCCGTCGGCGCCGACGACGACGAAGACGAGGGTGTCCTCGATGATGGCGTGGCAGCCCACGAGGAAGAGGACGAGGAGAAAGAGATCCCGTTTCGTCAGGCCGTCCTCGCGGGCGCTGTCGAAGATGACGCCCGCCCCGTAGGAGAGGCCGAAGATGAGTCCCACGAGGAGGGGGAAGGCCGACTTGGCCGACATGCCGAAAAGGCGGGTGAGGGGACGGAGGAGCCGGGCCAGGCCGTCGAGGAGATTCAGATCCCGGGCGAGCTGGAGGAGGACCATGAGGGGGATGACGACGCGGGCGATGAGCCAGGCCTGGGAGAGCCCCCCCGCGAAGGCGTCGAGGAGAAGGTCCATCAGGCGACCGCCAGGGTGAGGTGGGCCGCCATCCCCGTGAGGACCGCCAGGCCCAGGCGGAAGGCGACGACGAGGGGCACGCTCAGGCCCAGACGATGGGCCAGGGCCGACTCGACGGGCAGGGAGTGGGAGAAGGAGAGCATGAGAGCCAGAACCGTGACCTGGACGGAGTCGAAGGACATGGCTCCCAGGGCGCCGATGGCGGCGTAGAGGCTCAGGACGTTGCCGATGACGAGAACCAGCGAGGCCTCGCCGGGAAGGCCGAAGAGGCCCATGAGAGGCTCGAAAAGGCGGGAGAGCCATCCCAGAAGGGGAGTGGCCTCGAGAAGGCGGACGACGAAATAGACGGGCAGGGTGATCCTCAGAAGGGTCCAGGTCGTGTCCAGTCCCTTCCTGAAGCCCGTCGAGAGGGTGCGGCGCAGATCCATGACGATGCCTCCGTTTCTGTTTGCGATCTTTCGGGCTATCCTATCAGCTTTTACCCCCCCGGACTATAATGTGGAAAAACTTCACGGAAGCTCCACGAAAAAGGAAGGGATGTCGTCCATGACCGTCTCCGCCCCTCTCTACCGCCCTCGAGGTCCCCTGCGCGAGGGGCTTTTCATCGCCAGGCCCAATCGCTTCGTCGTCGACGTCGACATGGAGGGGCAGTCGGTGCGGGCCTATCTTCCCAATCCGGGCCGCCTCGACGAGCTTCTCCATCCCGGCGCTCCTCTGCGCCTCGTCGCCGCTCCCGGCGGGGCCACGGAGTGGACCGTCGTCGCCGCCGAGCGGTTCGGCCGTCCCGTCCTGGTCCACACTCACTGGAACAACGACGTGGCCCAGGCTCTCGTCGAAAAGGGCCTCGTTCCGGGCCTCGAAGAGGCCCAGATCCTGAGGCGGGAGGTGACGGAGGGATCGAGCCGCTTCGACTTCCTCCTCGACACGGCCTCAGGCCCTCTCGTCATGGAGGTCAAATCCTGCACCCTCTTCACCGAATCGGCGGCTCTTTTCCCCGATGCCGTCACGGAGAGGGGAAGCCGCCATCTGCGCCACCTGGCCCGTCTGGCCGAGGAGGGGCGACGGTCGGCTCTCCTTTTCGTCGTCCATTCCGACCGTCCCCGCCTCTTCTCGCCCGAGTACCACAGGGACCTTCTCTTTGCCCGGACCCTTCTCGAAGTGCGCGATCGCGTCGAGATCATGGCCCTGGCCGTCTCCTGGCAGGAGGACCTCTCCCTGAGCCGCGACGTGCGGCCTCTTCCCATCCCCTGGGAACGCATCGAGGCCGAAGCCCGCGACGGAGGGAACTACCTTCTGCTTCTCAGGGCAGACGGTCCCTTCTTTCTCTCCGACGGCAGCGGGACGCTGCCTTTCGACAGGGGTTTTTACCTCTACGTGGGATCGGCCGAGAGGGAGATGACGGCCCGAATGGAAAGCCACCGTCGGCGGAGAAAAACTCTCCGGAGTCCCGTCGACGGCCTGCGCGAAAAGACCGCCTTCGTCGCAGCCATGGCCCTGAGGGGGTCGGGCAGGTTCGACGACGCCCTCGTCGCGATGCTGGAGGCTCTGGGAGGCAGGCCCTGCCCCCTTTTCGGCGACGGTCCCCTTTTCGGCTTCGACGGCGATCCCCGTGACGGAGCCTTCGCGGAGAGGTTCCTGGCCCTGTCCACGGAAAGGCTTCTCGGCGACTAGGCCTCGGAGGAGCCCTTCCGGCTCTCGCCGAGAGAGGCCAGGACGATGCCGACGAGGATGACGGCTCCGCCTGCCAGCTTGGCCGTCGTCAGGCCCTCGTCGAGAAAGATCCAGGCCAGGAGGGTTCCCGTCAGGGGTTCGCCCAGAAGGGCCACGGCGACGAGTCCCGGCGAGACCCAGCGAAGGGCCCAGTTGTAGGCCGAGTGGCCCAGGATCTGGGGAATGAGCCCCATGGCGGCGAAAAGGAGCCATGTCTGGGAAGAAAAACCGGAGACGGGCAGCCCCAGGGCAAGGACGAGGGCCCCGAGGACGAGGGCCGCCGATCCGTAGCAGAGGAAAATGTAGCCCAGCAGGGAGAGCCTGTCCCTGACGCGGCGCCCCATGAGGAAGTAGAGGGCCGCCGAGAGGCCTCCCGCCAGAGCCAGACCGTCGCCGACGAGGGCCCTCCCGCTGAGGGCGAAATCGCCGGCTCCGACGATGGCTCCGCCGATCATGACGAGGCCCATGGCCAGCGCCGTCTTCCGTCCCACCCTGTCTCCCGTCATGACGGGGCCGAAGAGGCCGACCCAGATGGGGATGGTGTTGACGAGAACGACGCTGCTGGCCACGGTGGTGAAAAAAAGCGATGTGATCCAGGTGGCGAAATGGAGGGCCAGAAAGGCCCCGGCCAGAAGGACCTGTAAAAGATCTCCCCGACTCAGGGCTCGGTACTCGTCGCGGCATCGGGACAGGGCGAAGGGGGCCAGAAAAAGCGTCGCCGCCCCGATGCGGTAGGCTGCGATGACCAGAGGCGGCGCCTCGGCGAGGCGGGCGAAAAGAGAGCCCGTCGATACGCCCAGAATGCCCAGGGCCAGGCCCAGCAGGATCTTCTTGTCCATGGTCGTCTACCTCCTTGCCCTCTTCAAAGAGGGTCTGTTCCAGCAGAGAGCGGTCGGGATGTCGAGGCGGCCAGGGCACGGATCCTCGTCAGTCCCGGAAGGGGCGACGAGAAGCCGATGAAGAGGGGCGGCATGGGCCAGCTCCCGATCTGTCCATTGCATACCTTACTATAAAAAGGAGCTCTTTCCAAGCTCTTCGCGTCGAAGGCAGGGTTTTCCGACCTCGTCGCTGCCCTGTTTCTGTCTCCGCCGAAGCGACGAGGTCGCGATGGGTGGTTTCGGAGGGAGGTGGCGTTCTTCCCGGGGGACGGCGAAGGGGGCCTTTCCCTGGGGATCGGGGCAGACACTTGCAAGTCTCTCGCATAAAGGCTAGGATGAAGCCATGGAACGATGCGAGGCCCTCCAGGTTCTGAGAGACCATAAAATCCGCGTCACGGCCGGGAGAAAGGCCCTTCTCGAAGAGGTCTTCCGCCGTGACGGCGCCTTCTCCGCCGCCGAGCTCCACCGCGCGACGGAGGGCGTCGATCTGGCCACCGTCTACCGCTTCCTCAACCTCCTCGTCGCGAGGGGCATCGCAAGGGCCCTTCGCGGCCCTCAGGGGGAGCAGTTTTTCGAGAAGGCCTGCGTCCACAACCCCGTCCACCCCCATTTCCTCTGCCGGAAGTGCGGCTCCGTCTTCTGTCTCCCGTCGGCTCCTCTCGACGTCTCCCTTCCCGGCGGGGGAGGTTTCCTCGTCGAAGAGGTTTCCCTCATCGTCCGGGGGCTCTGCCCCTCCTGCCGCGATTCATGAACTGGGCCGTCGAGGTCGAGGGGCTCCGTTTCGCCTACAACGGCGAGACGATTCTCGACGACGTCACCTTCTCCGTTCCCCGCGGCGAGTTCCTGGCCCTCCTGGGGCCCAACGGGGGAGGGAAGACGACCCTTCTCAAGCTCCTCGTGGGCCTTCTCCGGCCGGCCGCAGGGACGATCCGCCTTCTGGGGAGCCCCCTCGAAGAGGCCCTTTCCCGCGTCGGCTACGTTCCTCAGGACACGAACGTCAACAAGGATTTTCCCGTAACCGTCGAAGAGGTCGTTCTCATGGGCCGCCTCGGCCGGGGACGCTGGTTCGGGCGGGCCGACGCAAAGGAGCGCCGCGCCGCCGCGAAAGCCCTGGAAAGGGTCGGCCTGGCCGATCTGGCCCGCCGCCGTCTCGGCGAGCTGTCCCAGGGACAGCGGCAGCGCGTTCTCATCGCCCGGGCTCTGGCCACGGCGCCGGAGCTCCTCCTTCTCGACGAGCCGACGGCCAGCGTCGATCCCTCGGCCCAGAGTGCCCTCTACGAGGTCCTGAAGGAGCTCAACGGCGAGGCGACGATCGTCGTCGTCAGCCACGACCTGACGGCCGTCAGCGGCCACGTCGGCGCCGTGGCCTGCGTCAACAGGAAGGTCCATTACCACCCTTCGGGGACGATCAGCGACGCCACCTTCCGCGCCACCTGGGGCCGTTGTCCCGTGGAACTCATCGCCCACGGCGTCCCCCATCGCGTCCTCGGCGTCCACGATCACGAGGAGGATCGCCATGACTGAGCTTTTCCAGCAGGAGTTCCTCCGCAACGCCCTCTACGCCGGTCTTCTGGCCAGTCTGCTCTGCGGCGTCATCGGAACCCTCGTCGTCGTCAACGGCGTCGTCTTCCTCGCCGGAGGCCTGGCCCACGGCGCCTACGGCGGCATCGGCCTGGCCTACTACCTGGGCTATCCCCCCCTGGCAGGGGCGGCCCTCTTTTCCGTGGCCCTTTCGACGGTCGTCGCCGGGGTGACCCTCAGGGACAGTCGCAGGGCCGACGCCGTCGTCGGCGTCCTCTGGGCCGTCGGCATGGCCTTCGGCATTCTCCTCCTCGATCTGACGCCGGGCTACCACCCCGACCTGATGAGCTACCTCTTCGGGAGCCTCGTGGCCGTCCCCTCCGAAGACCTGGCCCTCATGACGGCCGCCGCGGCCTTCGTCCTCCTGGCCGTCGCCCTCTTCTACCGTCCCCTCGAGGCCCTCTCCTACGACAGGGACTATGCCCGGACGCGAGGCCTTCCCGTGACGGCTCTCTACGTCCTTCTCCTGGCCCTCGTGGCCCTCTCCGTCGTCCTCGTCATCAGCGTCGTCGGCCTCATCCTCGTCATCGCCCTTCTGTCCATTCCGCCCTACATCGCCGAGAAGTTCTCCCGGTCCCTGCTGGGCATGATGGTCCGGGCCACGGTCCTGAGCCTCTTTTTCACCCTCGTCGGCCTTCTCCTGGCCTTTCGCTTCAACGTCACCTCCGGCGCCGCCGTCATCGCCGTCGCCGGGACGGGGTTTTTCCTCTCCCTTCTCTTCCGTCGTTGACGACTTCCCCTTCGAGGTGTACCTTTCACCTATCCGATTCTCGGGGCGGGGTGAAAGTCCCCACCGGCGGTGTCCCGGTTTTTTCCCGGGGAGCCCGCAAGCGCCTCCAAGGGGGGCGCCGATCCGGTGCGAAGCCGGGGCCGACGGTTACAGTCCGGATGGAAGAGAGGAGGCAATAGCGTGAAGGATCTGTTGTGTTCTTTCGGCACGCCCTTGCAGCGGGTGGAGAAGGCCCTGGAGGCCCTCCGGCGCGGCGAGGGCGTCCTTGTCGTCGACGACGAGGACAGAGAGAACGAGGGCGATCTGATCTTCTCCGCCGAAAGCCTGACGGAGTCCCAGATGGCCCTTCTCATCCGCGAGTGCAGCGGCATCGTCTGTCTCTGTCTCAGTGGCGAACAGGTGGACCGCCTCGGCCTTCCTCTCATGGTGAGGGAGAACAGCAGCCGTTATCAGACGGCCTTTACCGTCTCCATCGAGGCTGCCTGTGGCGTCACGACGGGCGTCTCGGCCGCCGACAGGGTCCGGACCGTGAAGGCCGCCATCGCTTCCGACGCAGGTCCCCAGTCGGTCCACAGGCCGGGCCATGTCTTCCCCCTCCGTGCCCGTCCGGGCGGCGTCCTTGAACGCCGAGGCCATACGGAGGCGACGGTGGATCTGATGAGCCTCGCCGGACTGGCTCCCTGCGGCGTCCTCTGCGAGGTGACCAACGCCGACGGGACGATGGCCCGGCTGCCTCAGATCGTCGACTTCGCCCGCCAGAGGGCCATGACGGTCCTCTCCGTCGAGGACATCGTCGCCTACCGTCTTCATCGGGAGGCCCTCACGGGCTGAGACGAGGTCCCCTCCCTCGAGGGGACGGAAAAAGGGCCGCCGAGGCCGACGGCCCCTGACGAGGCAGAGGCTCCCCTTAGGGACGATCCTCCGCCTCGTCCCTCTTTGCGCCTCCGGAGGTCTTCCGATCGGCGCCTTCTGCCGGTTTCTTCCTCTTCCGCCTGAGGTACAATGGTCTCAACAACGGAAAGGAAAGGTGGGATCGCCCGTGAGCCTTTTTCGCGCTGCCGCCCTCTTCTGCCTCCTCTTCGCCTCCGCTACCCCTCTTTTCGCCTCCGAACCGGTGCCTCTGGCCTGGTACGGCGTCGCCTCCTCCCATTACGAGCCGGGGCCGGCCAGGGGGGCCTGGATCCTGGCCGACGAGGGAGACCTTCCCCTCGTGCCCCCCACGTTGCGCCTCAAGGCCCAGGAGGCCCTCCGGTCCCTGGAGCCCAGGGAGACCCTTCTCTTCCTCTCGGCGGGAATGCGCTCCACCGGCGGCTACCGCGTCGCCGTGACCGACGTGCGCTGCGACGGATCGAAAGTCCTCGTCCTCTGGGCCGTCCAGGGGCCTCCTCCCGGGGCCATGGTCAGTCAGGCCCTGACCCACCCCATGGCTCTCGTCCGCATCCCGGCCCCTCTTCCGGCCATCGAGCTCCGCGAGGCGACGAGGCGGTCCGACTGAGGCCCCTTTCTCCTTGCTCCAAGTGAGCTCCCTCCCGCACAAGGCCTCCGTCCCGATCGGGACGGAGGCCTTTGTGCGACTCCGGCGGTCGGCCGCAGCCGAAGCCTTGACAGCCCGTCAGGAAGGGGACGTCTCATCTCCGGAGTAGGCGAACTGGTCGGCGCAGATCTCCTTGGCCAGGCCGATGAAGGCCCGGGCGGCGTGAGAGAGGTAGCCGTCGCGGTTGTGGGCGATGACGTGTTCCCTTCGGGCGTCCACGTCTTCGAGGTGGTAGTAGGCCGACTGCCATTGCGGCGGCGTGTTGCGCTGGCCCGTCGTCGTGATGAAGCCGATGCCGATCCCTCCCGTGATGAAGGATTGGATCGTGTTGCTGCTGCGGCTCTCGAAGACGACGGGAGGGGCGATGCCCGCCTGGCGGAAGAGGGCGTCCGTGACGGCGCGGAAGCGGTGGCCCGGCTTCATCAGGACGAAGGCGTCGTCCCTGAACCAGGAGAGCCTGAC
The DNA window shown above is from Aminithiophilus ramosus and carries:
- the sfsA gene encoding DNA/RNA nuclease SfsA, whose amino-acid sequence is MTVSAPLYRPRGPLREGLFIARPNRFVVDVDMEGQSVRAYLPNPGRLDELLHPGAPLRLVAAPGGATEWTVVAAERFGRPVLVHTHWNNDVAQALVEKGLVPGLEEAQILRREVTEGSSRFDFLLDTASGPLVMEVKSCTLFTESAALFPDAVTERGSRHLRHLARLAEEGRRSALLFVVHSDRPRLFSPEYHRDLLFARTLLEVRDRVEIMALAVSWQEDLSLSRDVRPLPIPWERIEAEARDGGNYLLLLRADGPFFLSDGSGTLPFDRGFYLYVGSAEREMTARMESHRRRRKTLRSPVDGLREKTAFVAAMALRGSGRFDDALVAMLEALGGRPCPLFGDGPLFGFDGDPRDGAFAERFLALSTERLLGD
- a CDS encoding metal ABC transporter ATP-binding protein, with translation MNWAVEVEGLRFAYNGETILDDVTFSVPRGEFLALLGPNGGGKTTLLKLLVGLLRPAAGTIRLLGSPLEEALSRVGYVPQDTNVNKDFPVTVEEVVLMGRLGRGRWFGRADAKERRAAAKALERVGLADLARRRLGELSQGQRQRVLIARALATAPELLLLDEPTASVDPSAQSALYEVLKELNGEATIVVVSHDLTAVSGHVGAVACVNRKVHYHPSGTISDATFRATWGRCPVELIAHGVPHRVLGVHDHEEDRHD
- a CDS encoding nucleoside recognition domain-containing protein, with protein sequence MDLLLDAFAGGLSQAWLIARVVIPLMVLLQLARDLNLLDGLARLLRPLTRLFGMSAKSAFPLLVGLIFGLSYGAGVIFDSAREDGLTKRDLFLLVLFLVGCHAIIEDTLVFVVVGADGRLLLATRVGVALVVTWLVSLFLSPTATTALPALLNKRSGPRP
- a CDS encoding nucleoside recognition domain-containing protein, whose protein sequence is MDLRRTLSTGFRKGLDTTWTLLRITLPVYFVVRLLEATPLLGWLSRLFEPLMGLFGLPGEASLVLVIGNVLSLYAAIGALGAMSFDSVQVTVLALMLSFSHSLPVESALAHRLGLSVPLVVAFRLGLAVLTGMAAHLTLAVA
- a CDS encoding ABC transporter substrate-binding protein → MKTTVLVLLFSLFLALPAPGAVDVADLRGPKIDELYFVLVRDADSQLLALERGETHLLADLARPVDIERLSRRDDIELSLTQAFHMMEMGFNLRRHPWDDLALRQAIASVIPRDEIVRDLFGGYSAALETFLPPVSPYFEPDVTRWPHDPERARSLLSEAGWSWDGSGSLVTPDGKSLPPARLLSPLAQVSPTTADLAQRLARALNSLGLTVTVENLDFSVLVERLNRHDFDLFLLAWSLTRDPDSLYAFFHSSMDVKDGYNMAGLHDADLDVLLEGLRQAPDEASARRFASEVQRELARLLPAIPLYSRYAVTAHRKEWTGFIASDRATPDNLWSLLNIAPASGELAPFRWTLTDEPRNLNPLATATATDWTVLGLIYESLLSIDPYDLSDRPGLAESWDVSVIDVGGKAATRLTFRLGPDLVWHDGRPLTASDVAFTLGHLKALAVPRFFDNVKDVADVSVADERTVVVTMDGVSFWHLHNIGGLPVFPAHIVGDVEAWRTWQPTTESHGDLTGLIGSGPFVFREYRPGQYVRLSRFDGYRRLKGQP
- the ribB gene encoding 3,4-dihydroxy-2-butanone-4-phosphate synthase, encoding MKDLLCSFGTPLQRVEKALEALRRGEGVLVVDDEDRENEGDLIFSAESLTESQMALLIRECSGIVCLCLSGEQVDRLGLPLMVRENSSRYQTAFTVSIEAACGVTTGVSAADRVRTVKAAIASDAGPQSVHRPGHVFPLRARPGGVLERRGHTEATVDLMSLAGLAPCGVLCEVTNADGTMARLPQIVDFARQRAMTVLSVEDIVAYRLHREALTG
- a CDS encoding metal ABC transporter permease, yielding MTELFQQEFLRNALYAGLLASLLCGVIGTLVVVNGVVFLAGGLAHGAYGGIGLAYYLGYPPLAGAALFSVALSTVVAGVTLRDSRRADAVVGVLWAVGMAFGILLLDLTPGYHPDLMSYLFGSLVAVPSEDLALMTAAAAFVLLAVALFYRPLEALSYDRDYARTRGLPVTALYVLLLALVALSVVLVISVVGLILVIALLSIPPYIAEKFSRSLLGMMVRATVLSLFFTLVGLLLAFRFNVTSGAAVIAVAGTGFFLSLLFRR
- a CDS encoding DMT family transporter, with amino-acid sequence MDKKILLGLALGILGVSTGSLFARLAEAPPLVIAAYRIGAATLFLAPFALSRCRDEYRALSRGDLLQVLLAGAFLALHFATWITSLFFTTVASSVVLVNTIPIWVGLFGPVMTGDRVGRKTALAMGLVMIGGAIVGAGDFALSGRALVGDGLALAGGLSAALYFLMGRRVRDRLSLLGYIFLCYGSAALVLGALVLALGLPVSGFSSQTWLLFAAMGLIPQILGHSAYNWALRWVSPGLVAVALLGEPLTGTLLAWIFLDEGLTTAKLAGGAVILVGIVLASLGESRKGSSEA
- a CDS encoding protease complex subunit PrcB family protein, with the translated sequence MSLFRAAALFCLLFASATPLFASEPVPLAWYGVASSHYEPGPARGAWILADEGDLPLVPPTLRLKAQEALRSLEPRETLLFLSAGMRSTGGYRVAVTDVRCDGSKVLVLWAVQGPPPGAMVSQALTHPMALVRIPAPLPAIELREATRRSD
- a CDS encoding ABC transporter permease — encoded protein: MTYWIRRILGALAVVFLVLTLNFVFFRLMPGDPLSSLIDPRFSPEAKEALRQAYGLDRPMAEQFFLYLRQTASFDFGLSFISGRPVWDELRQRLPHTLALSGSALFLSALLGTALGATAALRRGGLTERAVLGFGALSFSFPSFFLQLVLLLLFAVIWPVFPLRGSFSVPAPQGTAFFVDAIRHLTLPVLSLVLLSFGSWALYIRNLLVKILASEPIFLARAKGLPPSVIVLRHGLRTALPPLLTLLLLSLPGLLSGAVITETVFSLHGVGRFLLESIQGRDYPAAGGAFYLLALVTVASNLLADLAYGLADPRIRFERRA
- a CDS encoding Fur family transcriptional regulator codes for the protein MERCEALQVLRDHKIRVTAGRKALLEEVFRRDGAFSAAELHRATEGVDLATVYRFLNLLVARGIARALRGPQGEQFFEKACVHNPVHPHFLCRKCGSVFCLPSAPLDVSLPGGGGFLVEEVSLIVRGLCPSCRDS